In the Nothobranchius furzeri strain GRZ-AD chromosome 15, NfurGRZ-RIMD1, whole genome shotgun sequence genome, one interval contains:
- the cebpb gene encoding CCAAT/enhancer-binding protein beta: MEVAGLYEEGSFAIHGRDGFIGPIGGGSYWRLGDSMTELGLGERERAIDFSVYLDSALHCPQLAAHTQQQGDAFSDFLGENKIKRLAAFQNYKNYSLLSELEASQCEGAREPRDPYALGYPELQETRVDSVLSPDLVASRYRAAASTEREDSPEDAKMENGSSGFDMRSYLHYQSTSGSIGNISTASSTCSSPPGTPAPSGKSRSPSHGGKSSGGKAKKRLDKDSEEYRLRRERNNLAVRKSRDKAKMRNLETQHKVLELAAENDRLQKRVEQLSRELATLRNLLSATGQC; this comes from the coding sequence ATGGAAGTGGCCGGCTTGTacgaggagggcagctttgctatccaCGGTAGAGACGGCTTCATCGGACCCATAGGCGGAGGCTCTTACTGGAGGCTGGGCGACTCGATGACGGAGCTGGGTCTGGGGGAGCGGGAGAGAGCCATAGACTTCAGCGTTTACCTGGACTCCGCTTTGCACTGCCCGCAGCTGGCGGCGCACACGCAGCAGCAGGGGGACGCCTTCTCTGATTTCCTCGGGGAGAACAAGATCAAAAGActcgcagctttccagaactataAGAATTACTCGCTGCTGAGCGAGCTGGAGGCGAGCCAGTGCGAGGGTGCGAGGGAGCCCAGGGATCCGTACGCGCTGGGTTACCCCGAGCTGCAGGAGACCCGTGTGGACAGCGTTCTCAGCCCGGATCTGGTGGCCAGCCGTTACCGAGCCGCCGCTTCCACCGAGAGAGAAGACAGTCCGGAAGACGCAAAGATGGAGAACGGGTCATCTGGGTTTGACATGAGGTCCTACCTTCATTACCAATCCACCAGCGGAAGTATTGGAAACATCTCCACTGCGTCCTCGACCTGCTCCAGCCCGCCTGGCACACCTGCCCCGTCAGGTAAAAGCAGGTCACCGTCGCACGGTGGAAAGTCGTCTGGCGGGAAGGCGAAGAAGCGCCTGGACAAGGACAGTGAAGAGTACCGGCTGAGGAGGGAGAGGAACAACCTGGCAGTGAGGAAGAGCAGGGACAAAGCCAAGATGCGCAACTTGGAGACGCAACACAAAGTGCTGGAACTGGCTGCGGAGAACGATCGTCTACAGAAACGCGTGGAGCAGCTGTCCAGAGAGCTGGCCACCCTGCGCAACCTGCTCTCCGCCACCGGACAATGTTAG